Sequence from the Verrucomicrobiota bacterium genome:
GGTTGAACAGTTGGCCGCGCCGCTGGCCGGCCTTGGCCTCCCGCTTGTCTGCCCCTTTCCGAGGGTCGAATTTCCGAAACCCGGGGCTCAGTCTGAAGGGGCCGGCCTTGCCTTGCACCTGGGGAGCGGTTCCAGCCGGAAGAACTGGCCTTGGGAGCGGTGGCGGCGGCTGATTGAAAAGCTGCAGGCGGAAGGCTTGGCCCGCCACGTTGCCCTGGTAAGCGGGGAAGCCGACCAAGGGCCGACCAAGGCATTCCTGTCCGGGTGGCGCGGCGGCCGGGTGGACGTCTGGGATCGGCTCCCCTTGCCCGAGCTTACGGGCCGGCTGGCCGCTTGCGCAGCTTTCTTCGGGCACGACTCCGGGATTTCTCACCTGGCAGCCGCGGCGGGCGCCCCGGTCCTGGCCCTTTTCGGTCCCACCAATCCCCGCGTTTGGGCGCCGCGGAGCCCGCGGGTACAGGTGGTCGTATCGCCGTCCGGGCAGATGCAGGGGCTCGCCGTGGACGATGTGCTGGAGACGGCGCGAACCATGTTCTGAACGCCCCCACCGCCACGCGCGCAAGTTGGCAAGTTAAGAAAATGTGAAACATTGGCCGCGGCGGCGACAAATGAAGTCCGGCCGTCCACACGTTCTGTATGCGACTGTCTCGTAAGATTGAAAAACTCTGGACGGGCGAATTCCTCGATAGCGCCGTCGATGCTTTCCACCGTTGGCGTCACCCGCTCGACGCCAAAAGCCTGGTTCAGAAAGTTGACCTGGCGAAGTTAGACCTGATCCGCGCCAAGTACGAAATCCAGGGCGAACGGGTAGCCTGGCCGAAGTACGTCAACGCCGAACACTGGTTTAACAAAGCGATCGGACAGGTGCGCGAGTTGCATCTTGACCGCGGAACCGGCAAGACCATTCTCGACCTGGGCAGCGGCGCGGGCTATTTCCTGTTCACGTGCAAACAAGTCGGACACGACGGGCTTGGGTTGGACCTGCCGGAGCCGGCTTATTTCGGCGAGATGTTCGATCTGCTCGGCCTTAAGCGGGTCATCTGGCGCATCAACCCACACCAGCCCTTGCCTGATCTCGGCCGGAAATTCGATCTGGTAACCGCTTTCGCGATCTGCTTCAACGGGCATAACAGTGACCAGGTCTGGGGTCCGGCCGAATGGGAATTTTTCCTGCGCGATTTGGAGACCCGTTTTCTCAAGCCCGGCGGTGAAGTCTTTCTGGCATTGAATCCCGAGCCTTACGGCCACTTCACCCCGGAGTTGGAACGTTATTTCCGCGCCCGCGGCGGGTCGATCCACCGCGGAAAGGTGAGGTTGAGCGGAAACGCCGGGTAACAACCTTCGGGTGCCGCTCCCGCCTGTTCTCCGGGTTATCCGAAGGAGGCACCGTCGAGAAGCGGTTGCTCAAAGCCTCACCGTAGCGTACAGGAGGTGGGCTTTACTTTCGAAACGAACGTTGCTTTGGCATGAGCTTTTCTCCTCGGACCTCAGGTCCGCCTCAACGGTTTGCCGGCCTGACGCGCTGGCTGGCGAATTTGATTGCGCATCGAACCGGAGTGCTGGTCACCCTCGCACTGGTGGTCGCCGCGTCCGCACTCTACGTGACGGTTACTCGCAGGAACCTCGACTCGGAAGTGCTCGACCTTCTGCCCGCGCAATTTCCGTCGGTGCAGGGCCTTAAGATTTTCAACAACGAATTCTCCCAGGCGCGCCAGATGGTGTTTGCGTTCGTGGCCGACGAAGGCCACCAGGACGACATCGAGCCGTTCAAGGAACACTTCATGGCGGAACTCAAGCAGCAGCCGTGGGTGGTGCGGACCTTCGACCGGATCCCGCTGGAAACCGACGACGGCTTGAAAGAGGTGCAACGGCTCGTGCCTGTCCTGCTCCTGAATCTGCCCCCGGATCAGTTCAAGGACGCCATGAAACTCCTGGAGCCGCAAGCCATTCAGGAACGGCTTGCCCGGCTCCGTGACACGTTGACGGGCGATTCGATCCGGTCCCAAATCGAGGTGCAGGTGGATCCGCTCGGGTTGTTCAGCCGGGCCATGAAGCCTTTCGGGGAAAGTTCCGCGATGGACCAGGGCAGTTCCCTGACTTCGCCGGACGGCCTCCTCCAATTGGCGCTCATCATTACCAATCAGCCCGGACTCGGTCCCAGGGAGTGCCAGGCCGTGATGGACCAGCTGAATGCCTTCAAGGCGCGCATGCTGGCTGAGTGGACCGGTTACAAACCGAAGGTGCTGGTGACGGGCCGCACCGCGTACGTGGCCGAGATCTCCCGCAGCATGGATCACGACGGCATCATGAGCTCGACCCTCTCGATCCTGATCGTGAGCGGGTTGTTTTACCTCGCGTTCCGGCGGTTTTTGCCCCTGGTCGCGATTTGCCTGATCCTGGGACTGTCCGCGTTGTCCGCCCTGGCGATGGGCATGCTGGTATTTCGGAATCTGAACATGATCGCCATCGGGTTCTGCTCGATCCTGGTCGGTCTGGGCGTAGACTTCAGCCTCCTGCTGTTCGGCCGGTACCTGCAGGCCCGCCGGGCCGGCGATGACCATGCACGGGCGGTTTTTGTCTCCGTACGCGATATCGGGGCGGCCGTCTTTTACGTCGTGGTGACCACGGCCATCGGCTTCATGGCGCTGAGTTTCAGCAAGAGTTCGGGCTTCGCGCAGCTCGGCACCCTGGTGGCTTTCGGCGTCGCGTTCGCCGGCCTGTACATGACCCTGTTCCTGTTCATGTTTTTCAAGCGGGTCCGGCCGGCGACCGGCACCGACTTTTTACTGGCCGGCGCCACCCGGTACGTCGAAAGCGTTTTTCGCCGGCCGGCGCCGTTGCTGGCCGTATCGGGCACGATCCTGGGGATTGCGGCATTGATCGCGCTCCTGCCCGTGGTCCCGCTCGAGTTTGATACGAACCCGCGATCACTGGAGCCGAAGCGAAGCCAGGCCTCCATCGCCTTGCGTACGATCGCCGACAAACTCAACCAGGAGGCAGACCCGGTCACGATCGTCATCGACGCGCGCGATCCTCAGACTTTTCACGATCGCTGGGAAAAGCTCACTGATGACCTGAGTGCCGCTCAAAAGGCGGGTGAGATCAAACGGTTCAGCACGCCCGTGGCCCTGGCGCTTTCGCCCGGACGTTTTGCCGAGAATCGGACGTACCTGCAGGGCATCGACCTCGGCGCGGTAACCCGGAACGTCCGCGCGACCCTCGATCAGAACGGGTTCGACCCTAACGCCTTTGAATCGGTGTTCGGAATCCTGCAGCAACTCGACGCGCAGAAGCACCAAACGGGTCTGCCTGACTGGTCGCAGTTGTTTCCGCAAAGTTCCAGCTGGTGGTTCTTTATCGACCGGTACTTTTCCGATCGTCCGACGCGTGCCGTCGGTTTTGTTTATCCGGACCACCCGCTCCGCACCGAGGCTGAGCAGAAGCAGCTGCTGGAGCTGATTCACCGGTCGGATCCCGATGCGATCGTCACCGGTTGGAGTTTTACGCTGTTTGATCTGATCCCCTGGGCCGAGGGCGAACTCGTCACGTTCACGACGGGCGTGGGCATTACCATTCTGGTGCTGCTCTGGATCGTGTACCGGCGCTTGTCGCTATGGCTGATTCACGCCTCCGCCCTCCTGTTCTCCATGCTGGGCATGATCGCGTCCCTCAAGCTGATGCATTTGCCGATCAACCTGCTGAACGCGCTGGCCTTTCCGCTGGTACTTGCGATCGGGGTTGATTACGGCATCCAGTTCCTGGTCGTAAGCCGGCGTGAGGGTGACCTGAAGGAAAACCTGGCCAATGTCCTGAAGCCGCTCTCGATCTGCGGCCTGGCAACCGTTGCCGGGTTCGCCGTCCTGATTCCGGCTCAAAACCCGGCGCTCAGCGGGCTTGGCGTGGTCTGCACGACGGGCGTCGTTTGGTGCGTGTTGAGCACCTTCTTTTATATGGTGCCGGCCTTTGCGCTGCTTCAGCGCAGGCGCGCCGCCAGGCCGGTTGCGGACGCGATTGTGCGGGTGTAGGGGCCGAAAGCCGCTTGTAGGCGCAATAACGACACCAAAACCAAGCGCCACTGCGGCCACTGTCAGTAAAGTGGTCCGGAACCTGCCGTGCGCTTTTGACAGGTTTTTGGGGCCATGCTAGCCTCGCGGGGTCCGGCGTGGAGGGAGCCCTAGACGACCAACCGCGTTGGTGCTCCCTGTGAGTTCACTGCTTTACAGTCAAGTCCTGGTGTTGAACCGGCTCTGGCAAGCCGTTCACGTGTGCTCCGCGCGCCGAGCTTTCATATTGTTGTACCAGGGCAGCGCACAGGTGGTGTCGACCGATCCGGCCAACGAATATGCCACGCTGGATTTTCCGGAATGGCTGCGGCATTCCCAGGACTACAGGGGCGGTGATGTGGTCGGAACCGTGGCGCGACGGGTGCGTATCCCGAAGATCATCGTGCTGCGCACCTTCGACCGGCTGCCCAAAAAAGACGTAAAATTCAGCCGGCAGAACGTCTTCGAGCGTGATGGCCACACCTGCCAGTATTGCGGTTCCCGGTTTGAGCGGGCCGAGCTTAACCTTGACCACGTGGTGCCGCGGGACCGGGGCGGCCAGACGAATTGGGAAAACGTGGTTTGCTCATGCGTCCGGTGTAATACGCGCAAGGGCAACCGCCTCCCGCATGAAGCCAACATGCGGTTGCTGCGGGTGCCGCGCAAACCGCGCTGGCATCCTCTCAGCGCGTTTGCGCTCGAGCCTCAGCATGATGCGAGTTGGCGCAAGTTTGTCGACGTCTCCGTCTGGCGGGTCGAACTGGGCGATGCGGCCTAAACGGTAACGCGTAACGCGTAACGGGTAGCGGGTAGCGGGTAGCGGGTAGCGCGTCACGGGTGGAGGAGATGAGCGGCGGCAAGCCCTTGGAACGAAAACCGCTTGCTCGGCAGTGCTCCCGGCATAAAACTGCTTTTGGCCCTGATGATCCCGCAGATTCGAAAGCTCAAGTACGCGCAACCCTTTGTCGCCTTCTACCTCGAGTTGTCCAGTGGCCGGGTGATTAAGGTTGCCACCCCCGACCACATCGCTTTGGCTGAAGCCGGCCCGGGCCAGGTAGTTGTGCTCGACGATGACGGCACCTGGACTGCTTTGAGCGGTCTGCACCTGGCCAGCGTCGCGACTAATGATCCCCGGCCCAGGCGCCAGAACGGGCAAAACGCGTGAGGTACCCCTTCCGCGAGGCCCAACCGAGCCGCCCGGCCACCCCGCTACGCGTTACCCATTACGCTTATTGAAGGCGGAGATGGCCCGATCGGTTTCGCGACGTTCCGCTTTCTCCTTCAGATCCTCGCGTTTATCGCTGTGGGTTTTACCCTGGCCCAGGCCGAGTTCGAGTTTGACGCGATGGTTCTTCCAATAAAGCCGGAGCGCCACGAGGGCTTGACCTTTTACGGAGCTCGCTTCGAACAGCCGTGCGATCTCGGCCTTATGCAACAGGAGTTTGCGCCGGCGTTTCGGCTCGTGCTGTTCATGGCTCGCCCGCACGTACGGCTGAATGTCGGCGTCATAAAGAAACACGCCGTCCGGCTCAACCCTGGCGAAGGCGTTGTTCAAGTTGGCTAAACCCGCCCGGATCGATTTGACCTCGGTACCCTTCAGCTCGATACCGGCTTCGATCTTGTCCGTGATCCGGTAACTATGGTAAGCGCGCCGGTTGCTGGCAATCTCCGCTGACATGCCGGGAAGGATGCTCGATCACTCCAGGTCGGGCCCGGCTTGCGGGGAAGCATCGATTTTGAGTTTGCCCTCGATGATTTCCTTAAAGGCAATGTCGGCGTGCGACATGCGAGGACCCACTTCGACCAGCGGTTGCCGGCCATTGCTGAGTTGGCGTACTCGTTTTGAGACCACGTTAACCAGGACCGCCGTATTCGGGATGATCTTGGCAGCTTCCTCGAGCAAATGACTGGACATAGCGAATGGAAAGGCGCAAACAAAAAATACCCACGCAGGGAAACAGGAAAACTGCAGGCTAAAACTGCCCCTGTCAAGGGCGCATCGGCGGAATGCATCCGCCCGGCGTGCCGCCCTCAGCTGAATGGCTGCGGAATAAGTGCCCCCGCTGCCGCGTCCAGTCCCTTGCGGGGTCTAAGGTTCGGCGCCCGCCCCCGGCTGAGCCGGCGTCGTCTTGCCGCCGGCCTGATCCCGATCACCACTGTTACCGGGGGTTTGGGTTCGCGATTCCGCCGGTGCCGCGTCTTTCTTTTTCGTCTCGTTGAAAACGGGGAGATAATCGTACGTCGGATAATATTCGGTGCGGAACGCGCCCCAGACGCCTTTCTCAAAAGCCAGATTCACCTCACGAAGTTTTTCCGGGGGCAGCCGGAGGGTGATGACGTGTCCGATCCCCATGACGATGTGGTACGACAGAATCTCGACGCCCGGAGGCGGAAAGTTGCGGCGAAATCCCGTTTGGTCAAGGTGGCGATTAATCTCGTCGAGGGTTTTTGACTGGTCATGCCGTAGGAAAACCGTGAGCATGATCTTGCCGTCCGATCCCGGTTCCTGGGCGGAAAGTGGGGTTGACGGCAGAGCGGCGAGCAGCGCAAGGGCGGTTAGAAACGGTTTCATCAACCAGGTTCGCACGCAGACGATGGATCGTGAGTCCCGGCCGTGGCGCCGTTGGGGTCTTCCCAAAGCGGGGCGTCCTCGCTGCCCTCAGGACCGCCCCCGGTCCCGGGCACGTGGCGCACGTAATTTGACCCGAAGTTTTTTCGGAATTGCGGGAAAGTGCCGTTTTCGATCGCAGCCCGGATCTGGGCCATGAGGTTCAGGTAGAAATGCAGGTTGTGGATGGTTATAAGGCGGAGACCTAAAATCTCCTCAGCCTTGATCAGGTGCCGGATATATCCGCGGGTGAAGTCGTGGCACGTGGCGCACGCGCAACCCGCTTCGATCGGACGCTCGTCCGTCCGGAATCGCTGGTTTTTCAGATTGAGCGTGCCTTGAGCGGTGAAGGCGGTGCCGTTCCGCGCCAGCCGCGTCGGCAGCACGCAGTCAAACATGTCAACCCCGCGCGCGACCATCTCGACGATCTGGGGCGGGGTTCCCAAGCCCATCGCGTAACGCGGCTGGTCTTTCGGAAGGAAGGGCACGCTCTGTTCGACCGCGCGCATCATCGCGGGTTCGGGTTCGCCGACGCTGACGCCGCCGATCGCGTAGCCGTCGAAGGATTGCCCGACCAGTTCGCGGGCGCTCCGCTCCCGTAATTCCGGATAAACGGACCCTTGCACGATGCCGAAAACCAGGGGATGGCGGGCCGGATCCGCCCGGTCCGCCCACTCCCGGCAGCGCCGGGCCCAGCGCAAGGTGCGTTCGAGGCTGGCCTCCGCGTACGCTCGTTCGCATGGATAGGGCGGGCACTCGTCAAAAACCATCGCGATGTCAGACCCTAGGGCGGTCTGGATTTCCATCGCGATTTCCGGACTCAGGAAACAGGGACGCCCATCGATGTGGCTGCTGAAATGGACGCCTTCCTCCTTGATCCGCCGCAACCTGGCCAATGAGAAAACCTGGAAACCGCCGCTGTCGGTAAGGATCGGGCGCTCCCAACCCATGAACCGGTGCAGGCCATCAAAATGTTCGATGACCTCCAGGCCGGGCCGCAGGAAAAGATGGTACGTGTTTCCCAGGATGATCTGCGCGCCGAGTTCACGCAGTTCGGCGGGACTGGTGGCTTTCACGGTGCCCTGAGTACCGACGGGCATAAACACCGGGGTCTCAATCGTACCGCGGGGCATCTGAAGCCGGCCGCGACGCGCCTGCGAGCATGGGTCGGTGACCAGCAGTTGAAACGCCATTCGGGGAGAGTGTCGGGTGTCGGGTGTCGGGTGTCGAGTAAAGTTCGGGGTTCGGAGATGGTCTTCCCGCCGTGGTCACCGCGTGAACTCTTCCACTGCACTCGACACCCGACACCCGGCGCCCTACACTGGCGGATGTTCCACGTTGGCGAGCATCTGTCCAAAACCGGCGGTTTCGACCTCAAGGCCCTTATGGTCGAGCCCGAAAGCAAGATTTCTCTTACCAAGGATTTCGATCCCGGTTACACGGGCGACTACAAGGATAAGGGCGACGCGGAGGCGGCCACGCTGCACAACGTCCAGCAACTTGCCACGTTCCAGGACATCCTCTACGCCAGCCGCACCTACGCGCTCCTGATCGTTCTCCAGGCATTGGACGCGGCCGGTAAGGACAGCACGATCAAGCACGTCATGTCCGGGGTAAACCCGCAGGGCTGCGACGTCCATAGCTTCAAGTCGCCCAGCGCGGAAGAGCTCGGCCACGATTACCTTTGGCGTTCCGTCAAAGTGCTGCCTGAACGGGGGCGCATCGGGATTTTCAACCGTTCCTATTACGAGGAAGTGCTGGTCGTTCGTGTGCATCCGGAATTCCTGGCCGCGGAGCATCTGCCGCCGACTGATCCGGATACCTCCCTCTGGAAACAGCGTTTTCAGGAAATCAATAACTTTGAACGCCACATCGTCGATAACGGCATGATCGTGCTCAAGTTCTTTCTGAACGTCTCAAAGAAAGAGCAGATGAAGCGATTTCTGGCCCGGATCGACGACCCGGAGAAAAACTGGAAGTTTTCGGCCGCGGACCTTCGGGAAAGGAGATACTGGGACGACTACATGGACGCTTATGAGGACATGTTCAACCACACGAGCACCGCTGCCGCGCCCTGGTTCATCATCCCTGCCGATCACAAGTGGTTTACGCGCCTGGCGGTGTCGCAAATCATCGCCGAAACGATGGCGAGCCTGAGTCTCGCCTACCCGAAGGCTACGCCGGAACAACTCGCGGCGCTCCGGAAGGCCAAGGACGAGCTCGAGGCCGAGAAGAAGGCCTAATACCATTCCGACGGCCATGGAGGTAAAACAATGCTTTCTGCCGCCCCTTCAGCAAATCCAACCCGGCGGGCGGGCGTTTGTTAGGGAGGGCGTACAGGCGTGACGCCTTAGGAGGGCTCGATCGTGATTTTACGGTTACCCAGGGGGTAAAGCCCTGGGCTAAGTTCCCCCGGCCCGTTGCGCCTAAGACGGATTTAACGCCGTGCGGAGCATCCGGCAGCACCTCCTCCCGCCGGAATTCTACCGAACTATCTGTGTAAATGGTATAACAGAGAACGCTCGGTCACCCGGGACCGAACCCCGAACTCTTCCTCTTCCCGCCGTGGTCGCCGTGTTCCGCCGTGGCGCCGTGTGATTCTCCTCCGCTGTGCCCGCCGTGTGACCGAACTCCGAACCCCGAACCCCGAACGCCACCCGACACTCCTCACCCGTTCCCCGTTACCTGCCCGCCGGTCAGCAATTCAAAAATCTCCCGGTATCGGGCCGCGGTCCTTTGGATGATTTCGGGCGGCAGGTAAGGTGCGGGCGGGGTTTTGTCCCAATCGAGCGTGTCGAGGTAATCGCGGAGAAACTGCTTGTCGAGGCTGACGAGCCTGGAGCCGGGCCGATGCTCCTCGGCCGGCCAGAATCGGGACGAGTCCGGGGTCAGGCATTCATCAATCAATGCAATCTCCCCGTCGATGAGCCCAAATTCGAATTTGGTGTCGGCGATGATGATGCCGTGGTTTGCGGCATGCGAATTTGCATCCGAGTAAAGGCCCAGGCTCAGGTCGTGCAGCTTATCGGCAGCCTCGGTACCGACCAATTCCACAAACCGCTGCCAGGGGATGTTCTCGTCATGCCCGGCCTGGGCCTTGGTGGCCGGGCTAAAC
This genomic interval carries:
- a CDS encoding MMPL family transporter, producing MSFSPRTSGPPQRFAGLTRWLANLIAHRTGVLVTLALVVAASALYVTVTRRNLDSEVLDLLPAQFPSVQGLKIFNNEFSQARQMVFAFVADEGHQDDIEPFKEHFMAELKQQPWVVRTFDRIPLETDDGLKEVQRLVPVLLLNLPPDQFKDAMKLLEPQAIQERLARLRDTLTGDSIRSQIEVQVDPLGLFSRAMKPFGESSAMDQGSSLTSPDGLLQLALIITNQPGLGPRECQAVMDQLNAFKARMLAEWTGYKPKVLVTGRTAYVAEISRSMDHDGIMSSTLSILIVSGLFYLAFRRFLPLVAICLILGLSALSALAMGMLVFRNLNMIAIGFCSILVGLGVDFSLLLFGRYLQARRAGDDHARAVFVSVRDIGAAVFYVVVTTAIGFMALSFSKSSGFAQLGTLVAFGVAFAGLYMTLFLFMFFKRVRPATGTDFLLAGATRYVESVFRRPAPLLAVSGTILGIAALIALLPVVPLEFDTNPRSLEPKRSQASIALRTIADKLNQEADPVTIVIDARDPQTFHDRWEKLTDDLSAAQKAGEIKRFSTPVALALSPGRFAENRTYLQGIDLGAVTRNVRATLDQNGFDPNAFESVFGILQQLDAQKHQTGLPDWSQLFPQSSSWWFFIDRYFSDRPTRAVGFVYPDHPLRTEAEQKQLLELIHRSDPDAIVTGWSFTLFDLIPWAEGELVTFTTGVGITILVLLWIVYRRLSLWLIHASALLFSMLGMIASLKLMHLPINLLNALAFPLVLAIGVDYGIQFLVVSRREGDLKENLANVLKPLSICGLATVAGFAVLIPAQNPALSGLGVVCTTGVVWCVLSTFFYMVPAFALLQRRRAARPVADAIVRV
- a CDS encoding phosphoribosylaminoimidazolesuccinocarboxamide synthase, whose product is MSVITDLELPGIPKVRSGKVRELFDLGDSFLMVATDRISAYDCILPDPIPGKGEILTQLSAFWFQRFPHVTSHFLTADFDEFPEEPQAYPEKLRGRSMLVRKAEPFPVECVVRGYLAGSAWREYRERGTLAGDPLPAGLELGSPLPAPLFSPATKAQAGHDENIPWQRFVELVGTEAADKLHDLSLGLYSDANSHAANHGIIIADTKFEFGLIDGEIALIDECLTPDSSRFWPAEEHRPGSRLVSLDKQFLRDYLDTLDWDKTPPAPYLPPEIIQRTAARYREIFELLTGGQVTGNG
- a CDS encoding DNA-directed RNA polymerase subunit omega — protein: MSSHLLEEAAKIIPNTAVLVNVVSKRVRQLSNGRQPLVEVGPRMSHADIAFKEIIEGKLKIDASPQAGPDLE
- the tgt gene encoding tRNA guanosine(34) transglycosylase Tgt, coding for MAFQLLVTDPCSQARRGRLQMPRGTIETPVFMPVGTQGTVKATSPAELRELGAQIILGNTYHLFLRPGLEVIEHFDGLHRFMGWERPILTDSGGFQVFSLARLRRIKEEGVHFSSHIDGRPCFLSPEIAMEIQTALGSDIAMVFDECPPYPCERAYAEASLERTLRWARRCREWADRADPARHPLVFGIVQGSVYPELRERSARELVGQSFDGYAIGGVSVGEPEPAMMRAVEQSVPFLPKDQPRYAMGLGTPPQIVEMVARGVDMFDCVLPTRLARNGTAFTAQGTLNLKNQRFRTDERPIEAGCACATCHDFTRGYIRHLIKAEEILGLRLITIHNLHFYLNLMAQIRAAIENGTFPQFRKNFGSNYVRHVPGTGGGPEGSEDAPLWEDPNGATAGTHDPSSACEPG
- a CDS encoding class I SAM-dependent methyltransferase, whose translation is MRLSRKIEKLWTGEFLDSAVDAFHRWRHPLDAKSLVQKVDLAKLDLIRAKYEIQGERVAWPKYVNAEHWFNKAIGQVRELHLDRGTGKTILDLGSGAGYFLFTCKQVGHDGLGLDLPEPAYFGEMFDLLGLKRVIWRINPHQPLPDLGRKFDLVTAFAICFNGHNSDQVWGPAEWEFFLRDLETRFLKPGGEVFLALNPEPYGHFTPELERYFRARGGSIHRGKVRLSGNAG
- a CDS encoding polyphosphate kinase 2 family protein — its product is MFHVGEHLSKTGGFDLKALMVEPESKISLTKDFDPGYTGDYKDKGDAEAATLHNVQQLATFQDILYASRTYALLIVLQALDAAGKDSTIKHVMSGVNPQGCDVHSFKSPSAEELGHDYLWRSVKVLPERGRIGIFNRSYYEEVLVVRVHPEFLAAEHLPPTDPDTSLWKQRFQEINNFERHIVDNGMIVLKFFLNVSKKEQMKRFLARIDDPEKNWKFSAADLRERRYWDDYMDAYEDMFNHTSTAAAPWFIIPADHKWFTRLAVSQIIAETMASLSLAYPKATPEQLAALRKAKDELEAEKKA
- the smpB gene encoding SsrA-binding protein SmpB, producing the protein MSAEIASNRRAYHSYRITDKIEAGIELKGTEVKSIRAGLANLNNAFARVEPDGVFLYDADIQPYVRASHEQHEPKRRRKLLLHKAEIARLFEASSVKGQALVALRLYWKNHRVKLELGLGQGKTHSDKREDLKEKAERRETDRAISAFNKRNG
- a CDS encoding HNH endonuclease — its product is MLYSQVLVLNRLWQAVHVCSARRAFILLYQGSAQVVSTDPANEYATLDFPEWLRHSQDYRGGDVVGTVARRVRIPKIIVLRTFDRLPKKDVKFSRQNVFERDGHTCQYCGSRFERAELNLDHVVPRDRGGQTNWENVVCSCVRCNTRKGNRLPHEANMRLLRVPRKPRWHPLSAFALEPQHDASWRKFVDVSVWRVELGDAA